AAAAGTTACAAAAGTGATTTAAATCTTACAAATGTCATGGCTAGGGGAGGTTAAATAATGAAGATAGGGATAACTTTCACAATACTCAGAAAGGAGGAGCTCATGCTCAAAAAAAGGGCGGAGAAGTTTGGGGAAGTTGTAATGCTTAATGATAGGGAGATTGTGTTCCCTGGTGACTTTGATGTGGATGTCGTAATAGTTAGAGATGTTAGCCATTTCAAGGCTCTCTACATTTCCAAGCTCTTTGAGGAGAATGGCATACCTACAGTTAACCCCCACTGGCTTATCTATGAAGCGGGGGACAAATTGCTCGCAACCTTAAGACTCGCCAAAAAAGTCCCAGTTCCGGAGTGGGCGGTCGCCTTTGACAAAGAAAGTGCCGTGATTGCTGCCAGAAAGCTTGGTTACCCTGTAGTGTCGAAGCCTGTTTTTGGGAGCTGGGGAAGGTTAATAGCTAAGATAGAAAATGACA
This is a stretch of genomic DNA from Pyrococcus sp. ST04. It encodes these proteins:
- the lysX gene encoding lysine biosynthesis protein LysX codes for the protein MKIGITFTILRKEELMLKKRAEKFGEVVMLNDREIVFPGDFDVDVVIVRDVSHFKALYISKLFEENGIPTVNPHWLIYEAGDKLLATLRLAKKVPVPEWAVAFDKESAVIAARKLGYPVVSKPVFGSWGRLIAKIENDNVAEGIFEHREWMGNPLYKVYYLQKFVEKPGRDIRAIVIGGEFVTAIYRYSSHWITNAARGAKAEPCEDEEVRELAIKAWEAFGEGALAIDIFESRKGLLVNEVNPTMEFKSAYEATKADIAGKLVEYAVSIAKR